Proteins found in one Coffea eugenioides isolate CCC68of chromosome 5, Ceug_1.0, whole genome shotgun sequence genomic segment:
- the LOC113771738 gene encoding malonyl-coenzyme A:anthocyanin 3-O-glucoside-6''-O-malonyltransferase-like yields the protein MAPSGEPTTVLDRCLATPPPGLVSRMSLRLSFFDILWLHAPPVQRLVFYEIPEITKTNFIEEIIPKLRDSLNLTLKYYIPLAGNLIIPPNSGPDSPEILYKRGNSVPLIVAESNAMDFEWLVANHARDSSDFHCLVPKLVQSTDDSGSILSSVLALQVTLFPNMGFSIGITSHQAAGDACTIFRFSRIWAFHAKAGEAEAEEKVNAPCGGPLGSPCCYRTIIKDPKGLSSIFWNQWNNISKLDRGSGISSNSYKVRQTFLISPEQVENIRKLVPTMLRGQAYMKSFKVVCAYVWICLVKSRGEEAVDEEEVENFVCFGNCRRRLDHLVAENYFGNCITLCIAKMKNGELVGGGGIPRAVGLIGAAMNEKLQSQEALSNGAENWLVDLQNLNLDRTFMVAGSPKFNFYQLDFGWGRPRRFEFVSIDKTGAVSLCGGRDRNSDIEVGLSLPKARMDAFAAIFNQGLKDL from the coding sequence ATGGCTCCTTCCGGGGAACCAACCACCGTGCTTGACCGTTGTCTAGCGACACCACCGCCGGGGCTGGTGTCCAGAATGTCACTCCGCCTAAGTTTTTTTGACATCCTATGGTTACACGCCCCACCCGTCCAACGCCTTGTTTTCTACGAAATCCCTGAGATCACAAAAACCAATTTTATCGAAGAAATCATCCCAAAACTTAGAGATTCCCTTAACTTAACCCTCAAATATTATATCCCATTAGCGGGAAACTTGATCATCCCGCCAAATTCTGGTCCGGACTCGCCCGAAATCCTGTACAAACGTGGAAATTCAGTACCCTTGATCGTCGCGGAGTCGAATGCGATGGATTTTGAATGGTTAGTGGCAAATCATGCAAGAGACAGTTCTGATTTTCATTGCTTGGTTCCCAAATTGGTACAATCGACGGATGATTCCGGGTCGATTCTATCTTCGGTGCTGGCTCTCCAGGTTACATTGTTTCCCAACATGGGATTCTCCATTGGGATAACAAGCCATCAAGCGGCCGGAGATGCTTGCACCATTTTTAGGTTCTCGAGGATTTGGGCGTTTCATGCCAAAGCTGGAGAAGCCGAAGCTGAGGAAAAGGTGAACGCACCATGTGGAGGACCACTAGGGTCACCATGTTGTTATAGAACTATCATCAAAGACCCAAAGGGTCTCTCCTCAATTTTCTGGAACCAATGGAACAACATCAGTAAACTTGATCGTGGTTCaggcatttcatcgaacagCTATAAAGTTCGACAAACTTTTCTTATTAGCCCAGAACAGGTTGAAAATATTAGGAAGTTAGTGCCAACTATGCTCCGAGGGCAAGCTTATATGAAATCTTTCAAAGTTGTTTGTGCATATGTTTGGATATGTTTAGTAAAATCCCGCGGCGAGGAGGCAGTTGATGAGGAAGAAGTAGAGAACTTTGTCTGCTTTGGGAATTGCAGAAGGCGTTTGGATCATCTTGTGGCTGAAAACTATTTTGGGAATTGCATTACACTGTGCATAGCAAAGATGAAAAATGGTGAACTTGTGGGAGGAGGAGGAATCCCTCGTGCAGTTGGGTTGATTGGCGCAGCCATGAATGAGAAATTGCAAAGCCAAGAGGCACTCTCTAATGGTGCTGAAAATTGGTTGGTGGACTTGCAGAATTTGAATTTGGATAGGACTTTTATGGTGGCTGGATCACCAAAGTTTAATTTTTATCAACTGGATTTTGGATGGGGGAGGCCCAGAAGGTTTGAGTTTGTTTCAATTGATAAAACAGGGGCGGTATCTCTTTGTGGGGGCAGAGATCGCAACAGCGATATAGAGGTTGGTTTGTCTCTTCCCAAGGCTAGAATGGATGCCTTCGCTGCAATTTTCAACCAGGGTCTTAAAGATTTGTAG
- the LOC113771739 gene encoding malonyl-coenzyme A:anthocyanin 3-O-glucoside-6''-O-malonyltransferase-like has translation MWLRSSVAVRRLPRGIWNLKGVGGGGSEVSGGGKIDNGGQELRRSVPIFVHGARIAKPFAVHCKSATYSSRQHGATVRVLEKCMVAPPPNTIQEKSLPLTFFDLPFLHSPLIHHIFFCDYSHPTSHFTNEVIPKLKTSLSLTLQHYFPLAGNLIIPCNSRKPEIRYANGDSISLAVIESSEDFSLLTSNTARASDDFYPLVPKLPPSVCSSSSGALLAPLLAVQVTLFPTAGICVGFTFQRVPADGNACHKCGSDEELIASGSLPYYDRSVIDDPSELSSIFWDQQRNKQFTSSQPEYVPTNKVRDTLVMHQSDVQRLKQIVLEKCPKLSRVSTFTVTCAYVWTCLIKSRRASGEEIKENDLEHFMIGADCRSLIASPLPANYFGNCLVNCIITAKTVELMQESGFIKAAGLIGEVIREKLHNKGGVLNGAEKWLSELEGLNPERVVGVAGSPRFAVYDMDFGWGKPRKSEVISIDTTGSISLNECRDSKGDLEVGLSLPKVKMEPFSAIFASGIMEAKDQH, from the exons ATGTGGCTAAGGAGTAGTGTGGCTGTGAGGAGGCTGCCTCGAGGTATTTGGAACTTGAAAGGTGTTGGTGGTGGAGGCAGCGAAGTATCTGGTGGTGGGAAAATTGATAACGGTGGCCAAGAGTTGAGAAGA TCAGTCCCAATCTTTGTGCATGGTGCGAGAATTGCAAAGCCTTTTGCTGTACACTGCAAGTCTGCAACATATAGCTCCCGGCAACATGGTGCGACCGTGCGAGTGCTAGAAAAATGCATGGTTGCTCCACCACCAAATACCATCCAAGAAAAGTCCTTACCTCTAACATTCTTCGACCTACCATTTCTTCACTCCCCTCTTATTCACCACAttttcttttgtgattattcCCACCCTACTTCTCATTTTACTAATGAAGTTATTCCTAAGCTCAAAACTTCACTCTCCCTCACTCTCCAACACTACTTCCCACTTGCTGGCAACTTGATAATTCCTTGCAATTCAAGAAAGCCCGAAATCCGTTATGCTAATGGTGATTCAATTTCACTAGCAGTTATCGAGTCAAGCGAAGATTTTAGCCTTCTTACTAGTAATACTGCACGTGCTTCTGATGATTTTTATCCTTTGGTACCGAAATTACCCCCCTCGGTATGCTCGTCTTCATCAGGCGCATTATTAGCACCCCTTCTTGCAGTCCAGGTAACCCTTTTCCCAACTGCAGGAATTTGTGTTGGATTTACCTTCCAGAGGGTGCCGGCTGATGGCAATGCCTGTCACAAATGTGGAAGCGATGAAGAACTAATAGCTAGTGGCTCGCTCCCTTATTATGATAGGAGTGTAATTGATGATCCCAGTGAACTATCTTCAATCTTCTGGGACCAACAAAGGAACAAACAGTTTACAAGTTCTCAGCCAGAATATGTCCCTACCAACAAGGTTCGAGACACTCTTGTAATGCATCAATCTGATGTTCAAAGATTGAAACAAATTGTCTTGGAAAAATGCCCAAAATTATCGCGCGTGTCAACGTTCACTGTCACATGTGCCTATGTTTGGACGTGTTTAATTAAGTCACGCAGGGCCAGTGGTGAAGAGATTAAGGAGAATGATTTGGAGCATTTTATGATTGGTGCTGATTGCAGGTCTCTTATCGCTTCACCATTGCCAGCCAATTATTTTGGAAATTGTCTTGTTAACTGTATAATTACCGCAAAAACTGTTGAACTTATGCAAGAAAGTGGATTTATCAAGGCAGCAGGGTTGATTGGAGAAGTCATACGTGAAAAGCTGCACAATAAGGGTGGGGTGTTGAATGGGGCTGAAAAATGGTTGTCAGAACTTGAAGGTCTGAATCCAGAAAGAGTTGTTGGGGTAGCAGGATCCCCCAGATTTGCCGTCTATGACATGGATTTTGGTTGGGGAAAGCCCAGGAAAAGTGAAGTTATTTCAATTGACACCACGGGGTCGATTTCTCTTAATGAGTGCAGGGATAGTAAGGGAGATCTTGAGGTTGGTTTATCTTTGCCAAAAGTAAAAATGGAACCTTTTTCAGCCATTTTTGCCAGTGGCATCATGGAAGCAAAAGATCAACATTGA
- the LOC113770826 gene encoding coumaroyl-CoA:anthocyanidin 3-O-glucoside-6''-O-coumaroyltransferase 2-like, translating to MDLPKCKLIYNPSFSTFSHMTQMTSSHTVKVLQCCQISPPQGSVPSTTIPLTFFDIPWLLFTPNQPLFFYDFPNFSTHDFIHNILPNLNHSLSSTLQYFFPLAGNLVIPPQPSKPHLSYTEGDSVALIIAESSCDFAFLSSYQPINVQDFYQLVPQLTLSMPVETTARLPLLAVQITIFPRFGVCMGFALRQVAADGRTFDNFLKTWASILGEAGNKCPPLVLVDNFLPCNDRTLIHDPSGLELIFLKQWWHLKSLQKDVVKYANGSNFDEIVRATFVVGPIEMEKIKGWIMTRSMNIFESTRLYLSPYVVTCAFVWVCWTKIHLIHGGDFPEKPHYFGFIAGGITRLGFSVPKSYIGNCIAFGRSMVKRDQLVGENGIIYAAKAIGDTIKELDREVLGEADKWISDWEVLFGSEPHVMITGSPKVGSYELDFGWGRPSKVEEVSISKTRAISLCESRDVFHGIEVGLALPKAKMDAFDSLFREGLKTL from the coding sequence ATGGATCTACCCAAGTGTAAGCTTATATATAATCCATCTTTCTCAACATTTTCACACATGACACAAATGACTTCTTCACACACAGTGAAGGTGCTTCAATGCTGCCAAATCTCCCCACCACAAGGATCAGTGCCATCAACAACTATTCCATTAACTTTCTTTGATATCCCTTGGCTTCTTTTCACCCCAAACCAACCCCTTTTCTTCTATGATTTTCCCAACTTCAGTACTCATGATTTCATACATAACATACTTCCAAACCTCAATCATTCTTTGTCCTCAACTCTCCAATATTTCTTTCCTCTTGCTGGAAATTTGGTTATTCCTCCACAACCCTCCAAGCCCCACCTCAGTTACACTGAAGGGGACTCAGTTGCTTTGATCATTGCTGAGTCTAGCTGtgattttgcttttctttctagTTATCAGCCAATAAATGTACAAGATTTTTACCAGCTTGTACCTCAGCTGACACTTAGCATGCCAGTTGAGACAACTGCTAGACTTCCACTTCTAGCCGTGCAAATAACTATTTTTCCTAGATTTGGTGTCTGCATGGGATTTGCATTGAGACAAGTGGCTGCTGATGGGAGAACATTTGACAATTTCTTGAAGACATGGGCATCCATTCTTGGTGAAGCAGGTAACAAATGTCCCCCACTCGTTTTGGTGGACAATTTTTTGCCATGTAATGACAGGACTTTGATCCATGATCCAAGTGGGCTGGAGctaattttcttgaaacaatGGTGGCACCTCAAGAGTCTGCAAAAAGATGTGGTAAAATACGCTAATGGTTCAAATTTTGATGAAATAGTAAGAGCCACATTTGTTGTGGGTCCAATAGAGATGGAGAAAATAAAAGGGTGGATCATGACCCGGTCCATGAATATATTCGAGTCAACCCGGTTATATTTGTCTCCCTATGTGGTAACTTGTGCATTTGTTTGGGTGTGTTGGACGAAAATCCACTTAATCCATGGAGGAGATTTTCCTGAAAAGCCACATTACTTTGGGTTTATTGCAGGTGGCATCACCCGATTAGGATTCTCTGTGCCTAAATCTTACATTGGtaattgcattgcatttggTCGATCCATGGTGAAGAGGGATCAATTAGTGGGAGAAAATGGTATCATATATGCTGCAAAAGCGATTGGGGATACAATTAAGGAGTTGGATAGAGAAGTTTTGGGCGAAGCAGATAAATGGATTTCGGATTGGGAAGTCTTGTTTGGGTCGGAGCCCCATGTCATGATTACCGGGTCACCGAAAGTGGGCTCTTATGAATTGGACTTCGGGTGGGGCAGACCCAGCAAAGTGGAAGAAGTATCCATCAGTAAAACCCGTGCAATTTCACTTTGTGAAAGCAGAGATGTTTTTCACGGGATTGAGGTTGGATTGGCTTTGCCCAAGGCCAAAATGGATGCTTTTGACTCCCTTTTTAGAGAAGGCTTGAAGACTTTGTGA
- the LOC113772510 gene encoding heat shock cognate 70 kDa protein-like isoform X2: MYECSYGPTILFQTSSQAENSKRLIGRKYTDPSVEYDLKLWPFKVIPDPGNNPMIVASYKGEEKQFAPEEISAMILTKMKEVAEAYLGLPVKNAVITVPAYFNDSQRQATRDAGAISGLNVLRIIVEPTAAAIAYGLDKELLNNTGGQKNVLIFDLGGGTFDVSLLTIEKSMFDVKAVGGDTHLGGEDFDNRMVNHFVQAFKRKHKKDISGNPRALRRLRSACERAKRILSSIHQTSIEIDALFEGTDFQSTITRPRFEELNMDLFRQCMEPVESCLRDAKMDKHSVQDIVLVGGSTRIPKVQQLLQDFFNGKTLCKSINPDEAVAYGAAVQAAILDGRGNQKALDIALMDVTPLSLGYQTKGEVMNVVIPRNTTIPTKKETTCTTACDNQTSILFPVYEGERARSTENNLLGEFTLEGIPPAPRAVPVINVCFDLDANGILNVSAEDENTGQKSRITISFDKGRLSREEIEKMVQAAEKYKFEDEEHKKKVKAKIALEDYTYNLRDTIKSKNISSSLSSADMKKIEDAIEDAMQWLDGNQLGETDEFEDKMKELESITKRLMITKKD, translated from the exons ATGTACGAATGCAGCTATGGTCCAACAATTCTTTTTCAAACCTCCTCACAAGCTGAAA ATTCTAAGAGATTAATTGGTAGGAAGTACACTGATCCATCTGTAGAGTATGACCTGAAGCTTTGGCCATTCAAGGTCATTCCTGATCCTGGCAACAATCCCATGATTGTTGCATCCTACAAAGGGGAGGAAAAGCAATTTGCACCTGAGGAGATTTCTGCTATGATTCTCACAAAGATGAAGGAGGTTGCTGAGGCCTACCTTGGGTTACCAGTAAAGAATGCTGTTATTACCGTCCCAGCCTATTTCAATGATTCGCAACGCCAAGCAACTAGAGATGCCGGAGCCATCTCTGGCCTCAATGTATTGCGTATCATCGTTGAACCAACAGCTGCTGCGATTGCTTATGGTCTTGACAAAGAATTGCTCAACAACACAGGCGGCCAGAAGAATGTACTTATTTTTGACCTTGGAGGTGGTACTTTTGATGTTTCTCTTCTCACTATTGAGAAGAGCATGTTTGACGTGAAAGCTGTTGGGGGAGATACTCATCTTGGTGGAGAGGACTTTGACAATAGAATGGTGAACCACTTTGTCCAAGCGTTCAAGCGAAAGCACAAGAAGGACATCAGTGGAAATCCGAGAGCTCTTAGGAGATTAAGGTCAGCTTGTGAGAGGGCAAAGAGGATACTTTCCTCTATTCATCAGACATCAATCGAGATTGATGCTTTGTTTGAGGGTACTGATTTTCAATCAACCATTACAAGGCCAAGATTTGAGGAGCTGAACATGGACTTGTTCAGGCAATGCATGGAGCCAGTTGAAAGCTGCTTAAGGGATGCCAAGATGGACAAGCATAGCGTCCAAGATATCGTTCTTGTGGGTGGTTCAACCAGGATTCCAAAGGTTCAGCAGTTGTTGCAAGATTTCTTTAATGGCAAGACCCTTTGCAAGAGCATTAACCCAGATGAAGCCGTTGCCTATGGTGCAGCTGTTCAAGCTGCAATCTTGGATGGCAGGGGCAACCAGAAGGCTCTGGATATTGCACTTATGGATGTTACCCCATTGTCTCTTGGTTACCAAACCAAGGGAGAGGTCATGAATGTTGTGATCCCTAGGAACACCACCATCCCTACGAAAAAGGAGACAACATGTACAACAGCTTGCGATAACCAGACTAGTATATTGTTTCCGGTGTACGAAGGTGAGCGAGCAAGATCAACAGAGAACAATTTGTTAGGTGAATTCACGCTCGAGGGTATTCCTCCAGCCCCTAGAGCAGTCCCTGTAATCAATGTCTGCTTTGATCTGGATGCCAACGGCATTTTAAATGTCTCTGCAGAGGATGAAAATACAGGGCAGAAAAGTAGAATCACCATCTCTTTTGATAAAGGAAGGTTGTCAAGAGAAGAAATTGAGAAGATGGTCCAGGCAGCCGAGAAGTACAAGTTTGAGGATGAGGAGCACAAAAAGAAGGTCAAGGCAAAGATTGCCTTAGAGGATTATACATACAACTTGAGAGACACCATCAAGAGTAAGAACATTAGTTCTAGTCTGTCATCTGCTGACATGAAGAAGATTGAGGATGCAATTGAGGATGCCATGCAATGGTTGGATGGGAATCAGCTTGGAGAGACGGACGAATTTGAGGACAAGATGAAGGAGCTTGAGAGTATTACCAAGCGCCTTATGATTACGAAGAAGGACTAA
- the LOC113772510 gene encoding heat shock cognate 70 kDa protein-like isoform X1 yields MAGKSAPAIGIDLGTTYSCVAVWEHDRVEIIANDQGNRTTPSYVAFTDTERFVGDAAQNQAAINPVNTIFDSKRLIGRKYTDPSVEYDLKLWPFKVIPDPGNNPMIVASYKGEEKQFAPEEISAMILTKMKEVAEAYLGLPVKNAVITVPAYFNDSQRQATRDAGAISGLNVLRIIVEPTAAAIAYGLDKELLNNTGGQKNVLIFDLGGGTFDVSLLTIEKSMFDVKAVGGDTHLGGEDFDNRMVNHFVQAFKRKHKKDISGNPRALRRLRSACERAKRILSSIHQTSIEIDALFEGTDFQSTITRPRFEELNMDLFRQCMEPVESCLRDAKMDKHSVQDIVLVGGSTRIPKVQQLLQDFFNGKTLCKSINPDEAVAYGAAVQAAILDGRGNQKALDIALMDVTPLSLGYQTKGEVMNVVIPRNTTIPTKKETTCTTACDNQTSILFPVYEGERARSTENNLLGEFTLEGIPPAPRAVPVINVCFDLDANGILNVSAEDENTGQKSRITISFDKGRLSREEIEKMVQAAEKYKFEDEEHKKKVKAKIALEDYTYNLRDTIKSKNISSSLSSADMKKIEDAIEDAMQWLDGNQLGETDEFEDKMKELESITKRLMITKKD; encoded by the exons ATGGCTGGAAAAAGTGCCCCGGCGATTGGAATCGATCTGGGTACCACGTACTCGTGCGTGGCTGTCTGGGAACACGACCGTGTTGAAATCATAGCTAATGATCAGGGTAACAGGACGACGCCGTCTTATGTGGCTTTCACTGACACCGAGCGTTTCGTTGGTGATGCTGCTCAGAACCAGGCTGCCATCAATCCCGTCAACACCATTTTCG ATTCTAAGAGATTAATTGGTAGGAAGTACACTGATCCATCTGTAGAGTATGACCTGAAGCTTTGGCCATTCAAGGTCATTCCTGATCCTGGCAACAATCCCATGATTGTTGCATCCTACAAAGGGGAGGAAAAGCAATTTGCACCTGAGGAGATTTCTGCTATGATTCTCACAAAGATGAAGGAGGTTGCTGAGGCCTACCTTGGGTTACCAGTAAAGAATGCTGTTATTACCGTCCCAGCCTATTTCAATGATTCGCAACGCCAAGCAACTAGAGATGCCGGAGCCATCTCTGGCCTCAATGTATTGCGTATCATCGTTGAACCAACAGCTGCTGCGATTGCTTATGGTCTTGACAAAGAATTGCTCAACAACACAGGCGGCCAGAAGAATGTACTTATTTTTGACCTTGGAGGTGGTACTTTTGATGTTTCTCTTCTCACTATTGAGAAGAGCATGTTTGACGTGAAAGCTGTTGGGGGAGATACTCATCTTGGTGGAGAGGACTTTGACAATAGAATGGTGAACCACTTTGTCCAAGCGTTCAAGCGAAAGCACAAGAAGGACATCAGTGGAAATCCGAGAGCTCTTAGGAGATTAAGGTCAGCTTGTGAGAGGGCAAAGAGGATACTTTCCTCTATTCATCAGACATCAATCGAGATTGATGCTTTGTTTGAGGGTACTGATTTTCAATCAACCATTACAAGGCCAAGATTTGAGGAGCTGAACATGGACTTGTTCAGGCAATGCATGGAGCCAGTTGAAAGCTGCTTAAGGGATGCCAAGATGGACAAGCATAGCGTCCAAGATATCGTTCTTGTGGGTGGTTCAACCAGGATTCCAAAGGTTCAGCAGTTGTTGCAAGATTTCTTTAATGGCAAGACCCTTTGCAAGAGCATTAACCCAGATGAAGCCGTTGCCTATGGTGCAGCTGTTCAAGCTGCAATCTTGGATGGCAGGGGCAACCAGAAGGCTCTGGATATTGCACTTATGGATGTTACCCCATTGTCTCTTGGTTACCAAACCAAGGGAGAGGTCATGAATGTTGTGATCCCTAGGAACACCACCATCCCTACGAAAAAGGAGACAACATGTACAACAGCTTGCGATAACCAGACTAGTATATTGTTTCCGGTGTACGAAGGTGAGCGAGCAAGATCAACAGAGAACAATTTGTTAGGTGAATTCACGCTCGAGGGTATTCCTCCAGCCCCTAGAGCAGTCCCTGTAATCAATGTCTGCTTTGATCTGGATGCCAACGGCATTTTAAATGTCTCTGCAGAGGATGAAAATACAGGGCAGAAAAGTAGAATCACCATCTCTTTTGATAAAGGAAGGTTGTCAAGAGAAGAAATTGAGAAGATGGTCCAGGCAGCCGAGAAGTACAAGTTTGAGGATGAGGAGCACAAAAAGAAGGTCAAGGCAAAGATTGCCTTAGAGGATTATACATACAACTTGAGAGACACCATCAAGAGTAAGAACATTAGTTCTAGTCTGTCATCTGCTGACATGAAGAAGATTGAGGATGCAATTGAGGATGCCATGCAATGGTTGGATGGGAATCAGCTTGGAGAGACGGACGAATTTGAGGACAAGATGAAGGAGCTTGAGAGTATTACCAAGCGCCTTATGATTACGAAGAAGGACTAA